One window of Acidobacteriaceae bacterium genomic DNA carries:
- a CDS encoding M1 family aminopeptidase — translation MLRLHFTLRRLLSIALLALTSVAVRPLHAAIPTRQQIDVSGYVIKADLDPATGRLNATATVTFTTLEDLTSVVFGFNNGLQISSLTSADKSTLTPERNAADSTVRVSVPAPLAKGTSSTWTFTYTGVPTVDTSPVDGINFVHVADPVSILLYPGRWFPISLPGLYTDRFTAEIHVSVPTGERAIGSGIAGSHPAPGGKTEFIFNWTKPGFPGTIVAGKFLPPVSAADAPNVHVFLTDANKAKAHDFAETVAKEFEYMTNEFGGAESPLINVVELPPDSVSASWAPEMVAIRPDRGTTRLLANTVAHQWWGSEVSPATLNDEWICNGMTRYAELLYLEDQSGKTALQNAITDTEAAALAYDTEPLTSLSRLDPFSPQFQNMTYDKGAMVFHMLRWEMGDDVFTTFLRALLSQNMDKSIRTSQVQTIAEAQSHLQLTPFFSQWVDGTGAPDFGNNYQVYRLGNGKGFRTVGTVTQDLDLFKMPVELRIETEGKTEERRVDLSGTESAYNVETFGRPRKVTIDPDNWLLKSTSDLAVRVAVLRGQQDVAQGDLLGAIGEYQKALDQDRGSSLANYRLAEVFLMQKNYQSAANSFRDALRGDGDPRWIEVWSHINLGKIFDITGQRERAVNEYRLAIQTNDNTQGAINEARSLMQKPYQRQDNTGD, via the coding sequence ATGCTTCGCCTGCACTTCACGCTGCGCCGCCTTCTCTCGATCGCCCTCCTCGCTCTGACCTCGGTCGCGGTTAGACCGTTACACGCCGCTATACCGACGCGGCAGCAGATCGATGTCTCCGGCTATGTGATCAAGGCTGATCTCGACCCTGCCACCGGGCGCCTGAACGCAACCGCCACCGTTACGTTCACCACGCTCGAAGACCTCACCAGCGTCGTCTTCGGCTTCAACAACGGCCTGCAGATCTCCTCACTCACATCTGCCGACAAGTCCACCCTCACGCCCGAGCGCAATGCCGCTGACTCCACCGTCCGCGTCAGCGTTCCCGCACCACTCGCCAAAGGTACAAGCTCCACTTGGACCTTCACCTACACCGGCGTCCCAACCGTAGACACCAGTCCCGTCGACGGTATCAACTTCGTTCACGTTGCCGACCCGGTGAGCATTCTTCTCTACCCTGGCCGGTGGTTTCCCATCTCGTTGCCCGGGCTCTACACCGATCGCTTCACCGCTGAAATCCACGTCAGCGTACCCACTGGGGAGCGCGCCATCGGCAGCGGCATTGCCGGTTCGCATCCGGCACCTGGCGGCAAAACCGAGTTCATCTTCAACTGGACCAAGCCCGGCTTCCCCGGCACCATCGTCGCCGGCAAATTCCTCCCGCCCGTCTCCGCCGCGGACGCCCCCAACGTGCACGTCTTCCTCACCGACGCCAACAAGGCCAAGGCCCACGACTTCGCCGAGACCGTCGCCAAAGAGTTCGAATACATGACGAACGAATTCGGCGGCGCCGAGTCCCCGCTTATTAATGTCGTCGAGCTCCCGCCCGACTCCGTCTCCGCCTCTTGGGCGCCCGAGATGGTAGCCATCCGCCCGGACCGCGGAACCACCCGCCTGCTCGCCAATACCGTCGCCCATCAGTGGTGGGGCTCTGAGGTTTCGCCCGCCACACTCAACGACGAGTGGATCTGCAACGGCATGACTCGCTACGCCGAGCTTCTCTACCTTGAAGACCAGAGCGGCAAAACAGCACTCCAGAACGCCATCACCGACACCGAAGCCGCCGCGCTCGCCTACGACACCGAACCCCTCACCTCACTCTCCCGCCTCGACCCCTTCTCGCCGCAGTTCCAGAACATGACCTACGACAAGGGAGCGATGGTCTTCCATATGCTCCGCTGGGAGATGGGTGACGACGTCTTCACCACCTTCCTCCGCGCGCTTCTTTCGCAGAACATGGACAAGAGCATCCGCACCTCGCAGGTCCAGACTATCGCTGAAGCGCAGTCGCACCTCCAGCTCACACCTTTCTTCTCGCAATGGGTCGACGGCACCGGCGCGCCGGACTTCGGCAACAACTATCAGGTTTATCGACTCGGCAATGGCAAGGGTTTCCGCACCGTCGGCACCGTCACCCAGGACCTCGACCTCTTCAAGATGCCCGTCGAGCTCCGCATTGAAACAGAAGGCAAAACCGAAGAGCGCCGCGTCGATCTCTCCGGCACCGAGTCCGCCTACAACGTCGAGACCTTTGGCCGGCCGCGCAAAGTGACTATCGACCCCGATAACTGGCTCCTCAAGTCAACATCCGATCTCGCCGTCCGCGTAGCCGTTCTACGCGGCCAGCAGGACGTCGCCCAGGGCGATCTCCTCGGCGCGATCGGCGAATACCAGAAGGCACTCGACCAGGACCGCGGCAGCTCGCTCGCGAACTACCGCCTCGCCGAAGTGTTCCTCATGCAGAAGAACTACCAGTCCGCTGCCAACAGTTTCCGTGACGCTCTCCGCGGCGACGGCGATCCCAGATGGATTGAGGTCTGGAGTCACATCAACCTCGGCAAGATCTTCGACATCACCGGCCAGCGTGAGCGCGCCGTCAACGAGTACCGTCTCGCCATCCAGACCAACGACAACACGCAGGGCGCCATCAACGAAGCGCGCTCGCTCATGCAGAAGCCTTACCAGCGTCAGGACAACACCGGCGACTAG
- a CDS encoding YdeI/OmpD-associated family protein produces MAKTAANSTKRFKAVLEKEHGLGWTIARVPFDPAKMWPKMIRHRVRGAVNGATFRTSLFADGKGYYLLVNRETQKQSGVACGDSVEVALEPDMEPRPAELPEVLEVLLDDENGLREWYDALSESMRREIGKWVLGVKSEESQRRRAQQMAERLLATMEAEQELPPLIARALRGNRKANTGWERMTVVQRRQQLLGIFYYQTPEARDRRLQKLLEAAEQHGGR; encoded by the coding sequence ATGGCGAAGACTGCGGCGAATTCGACGAAGAGATTCAAAGCGGTGCTGGAGAAGGAGCACGGGCTGGGATGGACAATCGCGCGCGTGCCATTCGATCCGGCGAAGATGTGGCCGAAGATGATCCGACATCGCGTGCGCGGTGCAGTCAACGGAGCGACGTTTCGGACGTCGCTGTTTGCCGATGGTAAAGGCTATTACCTGCTGGTGAATCGCGAAACGCAGAAGCAGAGTGGGGTGGCGTGCGGCGATTCCGTTGAGGTGGCTTTGGAGCCCGACATGGAGCCGCGTCCGGCGGAGCTGCCCGAGGTTTTGGAAGTGCTGCTGGACGATGAGAACGGCCTGAGGGAGTGGTACGACGCACTTTCGGAGTCGATGCGTCGTGAGATTGGGAAGTGGGTTTTAGGAGTGAAGAGCGAGGAGTCGCAGCGACGGCGCGCACAGCAGATGGCAGAGCGGCTGCTGGCGACGATGGAGGCCGAGCAGGAGTTACCTCCGTTGATCGCACGTGCCCTGCGGGGCAATAGGAAAGCGAACACCGGGTGGGAGCGAATGACAGTTGTTCAACGCAGGCAGCAATTGCTAGGGATTTTTTATTATCAAACGCCCGAGGCCCGCGATCGGCGGCTGCAGAAGCTGCTGGAGGCGGCGGAGCAGCACGGTGGGAGATGA
- a CDS encoding lipid-A-disaccharide synthase: MFLSAGEASGDAYGAQLIAALRARLPDASFTGLGGAQMARQHQQQIVRAEDVAVMGLTEILRHIPHIYSSYRRLVHSIRTNRPSIAVLIDFPDVNFRLARHLHRDGVPVVWLVSPQLWAWKRRRLRWVQQRVSKMLVIFPFEETFYRDRGVDAEFIGHPLLTAESTSPSLPRETYAAQHHLDPGKTWVALLPGSRWKEIHANLPALHELAMSDLIATAAAETTFDGRKISTPRDPAAHTRFEFLLPVASTIKPADVQAHIEELNREHLKYFGPEASTVRLTLVPDAREALHHARASVVASGTATVLAAIVGNPFVVVYRVSPLTFALAKRLIRYPDEFPEMTDSSGNLPVAMPNLIAGRRIVPELLQAHFTAQNVATELAPLLTDTTERHAQIAALADLRHRLLAHGGRHLTPIDRAAEIVVDLLQQPERPQHRFL; encoded by the coding sequence ATCTTCCTCTCCGCCGGCGAGGCCTCCGGTGACGCCTACGGTGCCCAGCTCATCGCTGCCCTTCGCGCCCGGCTTCCCGACGCATCCTTCACAGGTCTGGGTGGCGCTCAAATGGCCCGCCAGCACCAGCAGCAGATCGTCCGTGCCGAAGACGTCGCAGTCATGGGCCTCACTGAAATCCTCCGCCACATCCCGCACATCTATTCGAGCTACCGCCGGCTCGTCCACTCCATCCGCACGAACCGCCCCTCCATCGCCGTCCTCATCGACTTCCCCGACGTCAACTTCCGGCTCGCGCGCCATCTCCACCGCGACGGCGTCCCCGTCGTCTGGCTCGTCTCGCCCCAGCTCTGGGCCTGGAAGCGACGCCGGCTCCGCTGGGTCCAGCAGCGCGTCTCCAAGATGCTCGTCATCTTCCCCTTTGAGGAGACCTTCTACCGCGACCGCGGCGTCGACGCCGAATTCATCGGCCACCCGCTCCTCACCGCCGAGTCCACCAGCCCGTCACTGCCGCGCGAAACCTACGCCGCCCAGCATCACCTCGACCCCGGCAAGACCTGGGTCGCCCTCCTGCCCGGCAGCCGCTGGAAGGAGATTCACGCCAACCTTCCCGCACTCCACGAGCTCGCCATGAGCGACCTCATCGCCACCGCCGCCGCCGAAACCACCTTCGACGGCCGGAAGATTTCCACACCCCGTGACCCAGCCGCCCACACCCGATTCGAATTCCTTCTTCCAGTCGCCTCCACAATTAAACCCGCCGACGTCCAGGCCCACATAGAGGAGCTCAACCGCGAGCACCTCAAATACTTTGGACCTGAAGCCTCAACCGTCCGTTTAACTCTTGTACCCGACGCGCGCGAGGCACTGCACCACGCCCGCGCCTCCGTGGTCGCCAGCGGGACCGCGACCGTCCTTGCCGCAATTGTGGGAAATCCCTTCGTTGTGGTCTACCGGGTGTCTCCCCTCACCTTCGCGCTAGCCAAACGCCTCATCCGCTACCCGGACGAGTTCCCCGAGATGACCGACTCGTCCGGGAACCTCCCCGTCGCCATGCCCAACCTCATTGCCGGCCGCCGCATCGTGCCCGAGCTCCTCCAGGCTCACTTCACCGCCCAAAACGTCGCCACCGAGCTCGCGCCTCTTCTCACCGACACTACCGAACGCCACGCCCAGATCGCCGCCCTCGCCGACCTCCGCCACCGCCTCCTGGCACACGGTGGCCGTCACCTCACCCCGATCGATCGCGCCGCCGAGATCGTGGTCGATCTGCTTCAGCAACCCGAACGCCCCCAACACCGTTTCCTATAG